The Halobacterium sp. CBA1132 genome has a segment encoding these proteins:
- the lysW gene encoding lysine biosynthesis protein LysW, translating to MSTCPECGSDVALHDDLEVGEIVDCDTCGTELEVVDTAPPVLDRAPELSEDWGE from the coding sequence ATGAGCACATGTCCCGAATGCGGGTCCGACGTGGCCCTGCACGACGACCTCGAAGTCGGCGAAATCGTCGACTGCGACACCTGTGGCACCGAACTGGAAGTCGTCGACACCGCCCCGCCGGTCCTCGATCGAGCGCCCGAGCTCTCCGAGGACTGGGGGGAGTAA
- the argH gene encoding argininosuccinate lyase, translated as MSGESDGTVVRRDRFSGGPARSFLSSMSADDRIFAADLAVDRAHVVMLAERGIVDDGEAATILSALDSVEDAGFDALPDGEDVHEAIETAVVERVGRVGGKMHTARSRNDEVATCIRCRLREDLLAALDGVLALRTALAEVAEAEAETVMPGYTHLQPAQPTTVAHWALSYEGALARDTGRLLDAFGRANESPLGAAAFAGTTFDVDRERTADLLGFDGVVANSMDASASRDFLLEAVAALSSVAVTCSGLAEDVVLFANRGFVELSDDYSSTSSIMPQKKNPDTLELVRATAGDAVGAYTSLATTLKGLPRAYNRDLQRATPHAWQAVDDVTDAVEVAAGAVATAEWPAEELEAAAGEGFSTATGVADALAAAGMPFRTAHEIVALAAEHTEDADAANSVPESHTGDGVSAVAGEHSADLVAVDAAAREVTGEPLSELADPEVVAAALDPVTNVAQRDSTGGPAPEALRDALDDVQEGIAADEAAVTDREAALVAAADDLATEVAAYE; from the coding sequence ATGAGCGGGGAGAGCGACGGCACGGTGGTGCGCCGCGACCGCTTCAGCGGCGGCCCCGCGCGGTCGTTCCTCTCCTCGATGAGCGCCGACGACCGCATCTTCGCGGCCGACCTCGCCGTCGACCGCGCGCACGTCGTGATGCTGGCCGAACGGGGCATCGTCGACGACGGCGAGGCCGCGACGATTCTCTCGGCGCTCGACAGCGTCGAGGACGCGGGCTTCGACGCGCTGCCGGACGGCGAAGACGTTCACGAAGCCATCGAGACGGCGGTCGTCGAGCGCGTCGGGCGCGTCGGCGGGAAGATGCACACGGCGCGCTCGCGCAACGACGAGGTGGCGACGTGCATCCGGTGTCGCCTCCGCGAGGACTTGCTGGCCGCGCTGGACGGCGTGCTGGCGCTCCGCACGGCGCTGGCGGAGGTCGCCGAGGCCGAAGCGGAGACGGTGATGCCGGGGTACACGCACCTCCAGCCCGCGCAGCCGACGACGGTCGCGCACTGGGCGCTCTCCTACGAGGGGGCGCTCGCGCGCGACACCGGCCGGCTGCTGGACGCGTTCGGCCGCGCGAACGAGTCGCCGCTCGGCGCGGCGGCGTTCGCGGGCACGACGTTCGATGTGGACCGCGAGCGCACCGCTGACTTGCTCGGGTTCGACGGCGTCGTGGCGAACTCGATGGACGCGTCCGCGAGCCGCGACTTCCTCTTGGAGGCGGTGGCGGCGCTGTCCTCGGTCGCGGTGACGTGCTCGGGGCTCGCGGAGGACGTCGTGCTGTTCGCGAACCGCGGGTTCGTGGAGCTGAGCGACGACTACTCCTCGACGTCTTCGATCATGCCCCAGAAGAAGAACCCGGACACGCTGGAGTTGGTGCGCGCGACCGCGGGCGACGCGGTGGGCGCGTACACGAGCCTCGCGACGACGCTGAAGGGGCTGCCGCGGGCGTACAACCGCGACCTCCAGCGTGCGACGCCGCACGCGTGGCAGGCCGTCGACGACGTGACCGACGCCGTCGAGGTGGCCGCGGGCGCGGTCGCGACGGCGGAGTGGCCCGCCGAGGAGCTGGAAGCGGCGGCGGGCGAGGGGTTCTCGACGGCGACGGGCGTGGCGGACGCGCTCGCGGCGGCGGGGATGCCGTTCCGCACGGCGCACGAAATCGTCGCGCTGGCGGCCGAACACACCGAAGACGCCGACGCGGCGAACTCGGTCCCGGAGAGTCACACGGGCGACGGCGTCAGCGCCGTCGCCGGCGAGCACAGCGCGGACCTCGTCGCGGTGGACGCGGCGGCCCGCGAGGTGACCGGAGAGCCGTTGTCGGAACTGGCGGACCCGGAGGTCGTGGCGGCGGCGCTGGACCCCGTGACGAACGTCGCGCAGCGCGACTCGACTGGCGGCCCGGCGCCCGAAGCTCTGCGGGACGCCCTCGACGACGTGCAGGAGGGGATAGCGGCGGACGAAGCCGCGGTCACGGACCGCGAGGCGGCGCTGGTCGCGGCGGCCGACGACCTCGCTACGGAGGTGGCGGCGTATGAGTGA
- the lysX gene encoding lysine biosynthesis protein LysX, which produces MRVGILYSRIRKDEKLLLGELRERGHDVEKIDVRKHGFGLDGTDAAIADCDVVVDRCLATSRSKYATEFCRHYDVPVVNSPETAAVCADKVRTSLALDDAGLPTPDTTVAFTTDSALEAIEAYGYPCVLKPVVGSWGRLMAKIDSRNAAEAVLEHKATLGHYEHKVFYIQDFVEKPGRDIRVLATDGEPVAAMTRSGDHWLTNAAKGAQTDSFEVDEEVAELVEAASDAVGGGLLGVDLMERGARSAPEGATGDDEEPGAGYTVHEVNHTVEFKALNEASDVDVPATVVDWLEDRAAAEVEVTP; this is translated from the coding sequence TTGCGCGTCGGCATCCTGTACTCCCGGATTCGCAAAGACGAGAAGCTCCTCCTCGGGGAGCTTCGCGAGCGCGGCCACGACGTCGAGAAGATCGACGTCCGCAAGCACGGGTTCGGCCTCGACGGCACGGACGCCGCCATCGCGGACTGCGACGTCGTGGTGGACCGCTGTCTGGCGACCAGCCGCAGCAAGTACGCCACGGAGTTCTGCCGGCACTACGACGTCCCCGTCGTGAACAGCCCCGAAACCGCGGCCGTCTGCGCGGACAAAGTGCGGACGAGCCTCGCGCTGGACGACGCGGGACTCCCCACGCCCGACACCACGGTCGCGTTCACCACGGACAGCGCCCTCGAAGCCATCGAGGCGTACGGCTACCCGTGCGTCCTCAAGCCCGTCGTGGGCTCCTGGGGGCGCCTGATGGCAAAAATCGACTCGCGGAACGCCGCGGAGGCGGTCCTCGAACACAAGGCGACGCTCGGCCACTACGAGCACAAGGTGTTCTACATCCAGGACTTCGTCGAGAAGCCGGGCCGCGACATCCGCGTGCTCGCGACCGACGGCGAGCCCGTCGCCGCGATGACGCGCTCGGGCGACCACTGGCTGACGAACGCCGCGAAGGGCGCGCAGACAGACTCCTTCGAGGTCGACGAGGAGGTCGCCGAACTCGTCGAAGCCGCCAGCGACGCGGTCGGCGGCGGCCTGCTGGGCGTGGACCTGATGGAGCGCGGGGCGCGCAGCGCCCCGGAAGGAGCGACCGGCGACGACGAGGAGCCGGGAGCAGGCTACACCGTCCACGAGGTCAACCACACCGTCGAGTTCAAGGCGCTGAACGAGGCCAGCGACGTCGACGTGCCCGCGACAGTCGTCGACTGGCTGGAGGACCGCGCCGCGGCGGAAGTGGAGGTGACGCCTTGA
- the argC gene encoding N-acetyl-gamma-glutamyl-phosphate reductase, with product MAEGTTATVVGGSGFAGGELLRLLAGHPEFEVAQATSREYANKTVGSVHPNLRDLDLRFTPPTDLDSVDVLFAAAPHGVAMDHLDEWQAAADTVVDLSADFRLESEAQYEEWYDGHSAPEHLDDAVYALPELSRGDLPGADLIAGGGCNATATILGLRPLQEAGLLDGAHVVVDVKVGSSEGGAGGGPASSHPERSGVVRPYAPTGHRHEAEIEQELGLSVSFTAHAVDMVRGASATCHVFPANGVSGGSEDSSSGVSTGDLWSAYRGTYENEPFVDIVAGGSGVYRYPEPKAVAGTNGAEVGFELDADNGRIVAFSAIDNMMKGSAGQAVHAANVALGFEESAGLDQLGLHPVGSP from the coding sequence ATGGCCGAGGGCACGACCGCCACCGTCGTCGGCGGGAGCGGGTTCGCGGGCGGCGAACTCCTGCGGTTGCTCGCCGGCCACCCCGAGTTCGAGGTGGCGCAGGCGACCAGCCGCGAGTACGCGAACAAGACCGTCGGGAGCGTCCACCCGAACCTCCGCGACCTCGACCTGCGGTTCACGCCGCCGACGGACCTCGACTCCGTCGACGTGCTGTTCGCGGCGGCGCCCCACGGCGTCGCGATGGACCACCTCGACGAGTGGCAGGCCGCCGCGGACACCGTCGTCGACCTGAGCGCGGACTTCCGCTTGGAGAGCGAAGCGCAGTACGAGGAGTGGTACGACGGCCACAGCGCGCCCGAACACCTCGACGACGCTGTGTACGCGCTCCCGGAACTCAGCCGGGGCGACCTGCCGGGCGCGGACCTGATTGCGGGCGGCGGCTGCAACGCCACCGCGACGATTCTCGGCCTCCGCCCGCTACAGGAGGCCGGCCTCCTCGACGGCGCGCACGTCGTCGTGGACGTGAAAGTCGGGTCCTCGGAGGGCGGCGCGGGCGGCGGTCCCGCCTCCTCGCATCCCGAGCGCTCGGGCGTCGTGCGCCCGTACGCGCCGACGGGGCACCGCCACGAGGCCGAAATCGAGCAGGAGCTCGGACTCTCCGTCTCCTTCACCGCGCACGCCGTGGACATGGTCCGCGGCGCGAGCGCGACCTGCCACGTGTTCCCCGCGAACGGAGTGAGCGGGGGCTCGGAAGACTCGTCTTCCGGTGTCTCCACGGGCGACCTCTGGAGCGCGTACCGCGGGACGTACGAGAACGAGCCGTTTGTCGACATCGTCGCGGGCGGCAGCGGCGTCTACCGCTACCCCGAGCCGAAGGCCGTCGCCGGCACGAACGGCGCGGAAGTCGGCTTCGAGTTGGACGCGGACAACGGCCGCATCGTGGCGTTCTCGGCCATCGACAACATGATGAAAGGCTCCGCGGGGCAGGCCGTCCACGCGGCGAACGTCGCGCTCGGCTTCGAGGAGTCTGCGGGCCTCGACCAACTCGGGTTGCACCCGGTGGGGAGTCCATGA